A genomic region of Gossypium hirsutum isolate 1008001.06 chromosome D01, Gossypium_hirsutum_v2.1, whole genome shotgun sequence contains the following coding sequences:
- the LOC107952491 gene encoding uncharacterized protein, with the protein MDCSIFSTSSKLLIFCTSLLFIIFFMCLNVDSVTATESDYGLHCDSVVHESKPVDEEFNISPFPGRQNGYYSGGDNVLNRSSDGYYYGPASKVLVFETHHVYTTNAEDVYKVEGNLIFETSYYYERSFSNGREYYHSYSSDSSSRGALEFDLHGFWSRTTGKLCMVGSGYTYSKEGNVLHLAAVLKFNNVKISSDINTLITGTMDSLNPADEPNYFEPISVLMFPQGSYKYTKVPKQFSQGCPGGTDVPKKSSLSLSRTITVCDMFYRQTAFELEYASGCDSSKSCSPFGDGIGYLPRFMHLRTIQCSDDKLSLRFLIEFQDDAYTRYYASSNFSTSLIGEGSWDAKQNRLCIIACRIEDASSSSLEKSHVGDCTTRLSVRFPAILSIRNTSTVVGEIWSDKHKNQSGFFDRIMFRNTDNNRGQFQLQGLKYEYMETDKVNKSCPKKSRNRNNTGEYLDGYSQDMAFSMSIKYQKRSIGWGSSKPLAVGDQPHQRFPLLIPSSSSRPKSAGVESIASGSLLNISYEMRIELNSLKLDHGLDPFNQSSNGYLEIRISAEGVYDAETGHLCMVGCRHLRSLNESTDCDILVNVHFPPLDSDRKGSKIKGSIESTRVKTDHLHFETLEFSGRAYYGSWAMESFWRMDFEMIMSVISNTLAIVFVVLQIFHVRRHPAVCPSVSFLMLVILALGHLIPLVLNLEAMFNQDSERTVWARSGTWLEMNEVVIRAVTMVAFLMHFRLLMLSWAARCSEEKNEALWIAEKRGLYVCLPVYIAVGLITGTARQHSSYHIEQTILGSSRAYAGLILDAFLFPQIIFNMFLNSREPALSRFFYIGITLVRMVPHGYDLYRIHNYVDMNDSYIYADPTADYYSTAWDIIIPMLGLFFAAIIYFQQRLSGRFFLPKRFRESVTYDKLPVDSEDQSPLKSSP; encoded by the coding sequence ATGGATTGTTCCATATTCTCTACTTCATCTAAGCTTTTGATTTTTTGTACTTCCTtgctatttatcatctttttcatgtgTCTTAATGTAGACTCTGTCACTGCAACTGAGTCTGATTATGGGCTTCACTGTGATTCAGTTGTTCATGAATCAAAACCAGTTGATGAGGAGTTCAACATCTCACCATTTCCTGGACGTCAAAATGGTTACTACAGTGGTGGGGATAATGTCCTGAACCGTAGCTCCGATGGGTATTACTATGGACCTGCGTCGAAAGTTCTCGTTTTCGAAACTCACCACGTTTATACAACAAATGCTGAGGATGTCTATAAGGTGGAAGGAAACTTGATCTTCGAAACCTCGTATTACTATGAACGAAGTTTCTCCAATGGTAGGGAATACTACCATTCGTATTCAAGTGATTCGAGTAGTCGCGGAGCTCTGGAGTTCGATTTACATGGCTTCTGGTCCAGAACGACCGGGAAGCTTTGCATGGTGGGATCAGGCTACACTTACTCCAAAGAAGGTAATGTGCTTCATCTTGCAGCTGTTCTTAAGTTCAATAATGTCAAGATCTCTAGTGATATCAATACTCTGATCACTGGAACCATGGATAGCTTGAATCCTGCCGATGAACCGAATTACTTTGAGCCAATTTCGGTGTTGATGTTTCCTCAAGGGAGTTACAAATACACCAAGGTCCCGAAACAGTTTAGTCAAGGTTGCCCAGGGGGAACTGATGTCCCAAAAAAGTCATCCCTCAGCTTGTCAAGGACTATAACTGTTTGTGATATGTTCTACAGACAAACTGCTTTTGAATTGGAGTATGCAAGTGGTTGTGATTCTTCAAAGAGTTGCAGTCCCTTTGGTGATGGTATTGGATATTTGCCTCGGTTCATGCATTTGAGGACGATCCAGTGCTCGGATGATAAGCTAAGCTTGAGGTTTCTGATAGAGTTTCAGGATGATGCCTATACGAGGTATTATGCTTCTTCCAATTTCAGTACTTCTTTAATTGGAGAAGGATCTTGGGATGCAAAGCAGAACCGGCTTTGTATCATTGCTTGCCGGATCGAAGATGCATCGAGCAGCTCCTTGGAGAAGTCTCATGTTGGAGACTGCACAACAAGGTTGAGCGTAAGATTCCCTGCAATCCTATCTATCAGAAATACAAGTACTGTTGTGGGTGAAATTTGGAGTGACAAGCACAAGAATCAATCTGGTTTCTTCGATAGGATCATGTTCCGGAATACTGACAATAACCGGGGGCAATTCCAACTTCAAGGCTTGAAGTACGAGTACATGGAAACTGACAAAGTGAATAAGTCATGCCCAAAGAAGAGTAGAAATAGGAACAATACTGGAGAGTACCTAGATGGCTATTCTCAAGACATGGCTTTTAGCATGTCAATCAAATATCAAAAGAGAAGTATCGGATGGGGTTCTTCCAAGCCTCTTGCAGTCGGCGATCAACCTCATCAGAGGTTTCCCCTTCTAATACCATCCTCAAGCTCAAGACCTAAAAGTGCTGGTGTTGAATCTATTGCCAGTGGTAGCTTGCTTAATATCAGCTATGAGATGAGAATTGAGCTAAATAGTTTGAAATTGGATCATGGCCTCGATCCATTTAACCAATCTTCAAATGGATATTTAGAAATCCGAATTTCTGCAGAAGGGGTTTATGATGCTGAAACAGGTCATCTGTGCATGGTTGGCTGCAGACATTTGAGGTCACTCAACGAATCAACGGACTGCGATATCCTTGTAAATGTTCATTTTCCTCCATTGGACTCGGATAGGAAAGGAAGTAAAATCAAGGGAAGTATCGAGAGCACGCGTGTCAAAACCGATCATCTGCACTTCGAAACTTTGGAGTTTTCAGGACGAGCTTATTATGGTAGCTGGGCAATGGAATCATTTTGGAGAATGGATTTCGAGATGATCATGTCTGTCATATCCAACACTCTTGCAATTGTCTTTGTAGTACTTCAAATCTTTCATGTGAGGAGGCACCCTGCTGTTTGTCCTTCGGTTTCATTTCTAATGCTTGTCATCCTAGCCCTGGGGCACTTGATCCCTTTGGTTCTAAATCTCGAAGCAATGTTCAATCAAGATAGTGAACGAACTGTCTGGGCAAGAAGCGGAACATGGCTAGAAATGAACGAGGTGGTCATTAGAGCAGTCACAATGGTGGCTTTTCTGATGCATTTCCGTCTTCTGATGCTCTCATGGGCTGCTAGATGTTCTGAGGAAAAGAACGAGGCCTTGTGGATTGCGGAAAAGAGGGGGCTCTATGTATGCCTTCCTGTATACATAGCCGTAGGTTTAATCACTGGCACCGCAAGACAGCATTCGTCATACCACATAGAGCAGACCATTTTAGGAAGTTCAAGAGCTTATGCTGGTTTGATCCTTGATGCCTTTCTTTTCCCCCAAATCATCTTCAACATGTTCTTGAACTCGAGAGAACCAGCTCTTTCTCGGTTCTTTTATATCGGAATCACCCTTGTTCGCATGGTC